From one Lycorma delicatula isolate Av1 chromosome 2, ASM4794821v1, whole genome shotgun sequence genomic stretch:
- the LOC142319695 gene encoding protein OPI10 homolog, with protein MFALLVSGRLVQTDFQQVGEKQFLITIPDADDINHVAVFMTGTIPFPEGVAGLVYFSWPDPNAPPNWQPLGFISNTKPSAIFKISNLKTKTEKELESSGFLGFDQRKISHFAQIGISVEANEIVAQQTDLLVKQSNNQSTFMHFSKKMLENFLNFASSFAITQAQMVPNPTETYFPLSSLQTWYQNFERRLEINPYFWRT; from the coding sequence ATGTTTGCTTTATTAGTTTCTGGAAGACTCGTTCAAACCGATTTTCAGCAAGTTGGAGAGAAGCAGTTTTTGATTACTATACCTGATGCTGATGATATAAATCATGTTGCTGTCTTCATGACCGGTACAATACCATTTCCAGAAGGAGTGGCCGGATTAGTGTATTTCAGTTGGCCTGACCCTAATGCTCCACCAAATTGGCAGCCGCTTGGTTTTATTTCGAATACAAAGCCTTctgctatttttaaaatatccaacttgaaaacaaaaactgaaaaagaattgGAAAGCAGTGGGTTTTTAGGATTTGATCAGCGGAAAATATCGCATTTTGCTCAAATTGGTATTTCGGTTGAGGCAAATGAAATTGTTGCTCAACAAACGGATTTACTTGTGAAGCAGAGTAATAATCAATCGACgtttatgcatttttcaaaaaagatgTTGGAGAACTTCTTAAATTTTGCGAGTAGTTTTGCTATTACTCAGGCACAAATGGTCCCAAATCCTACAGAAACTTACTTTCCTTTGTCAAGTCTGCAAACTTGGTACCAGAATTTTGAAAGAAGATTAGAAATTAATCCCTACTTTTGGAGAACGTAA